A single Plasmodium malariae genome assembly, chromosome: 6 DNA region contains:
- the PmUG01_06017100 gene encoding conserved Plasmodium protein, unknown function, which produces MIKKEKEKNGFECIEMDEIKNVNEKVVDVNSDEENVSLNDLSEYSPGQISKHSLIDEDNIIVRKLYESMNNVNDNLKNNEINWFDDNDIDDEKCNSLNVEEKFSNLLIGNNSSPPWPNPNINVVSENNAKHNNAMTSNQMLISDKSICNSDGNSDCNDGYSREKIYEEGIHNSCHSFCLDESNNHDALNGKMKHLYKSQNTSGKNNKHLKKGCSEKSSNSDEMEEEKRKAYNSIAYSGSYSGGNSGGNSGSYRGIYSDDNNIDADRRSMNKSKLFRSKKKISYNRKKGNRVDKRSALVKEHLNDRNCKNDKRKLSYNCIDHEEEKKHSSSFEKREILLSSSSKKFFEKNKCTSINSLEQTDGNKTMDNLEPLNSNYNYNIEGVSVRALWTPNEVNINSNSEIVSSNDEKRKNDLLIFSPNCINLKNYSILSDTKEHNHYGYPKDSVNNMNKIINNIEKSVEKKRKNKKKIKKKEQQMVSAMDSSSSSSNSNSNSNSNSNSNSNSNSNSNSNSNSNSNSNINININSKSNSNRDSNSDSDSNSNSSSNNNSSNDDGGGYNCDSNRGIYDQKKKKKNEHNWGSECAQQSEYGQQDEYSQQNVCSEEENRRAYPVHNNRAISSSRMQLIDKHKIRRAILKHSLKNYHSYNYAYKNVSSISNNYSNSYNNDNDNDNIDNYYNNNHLNFSLKKKAYSTSNIYDVNAPIRKCLKTFKGLSPMSSKNSSDKQGAHDHGKRCRMDEPDRVSEQDGVDEPDRVDKPNEVSIPGDDDDSSDDDPSSSRSKNEKCIDVSRKRSKNNDDYVEEKHTEEEKRNAQQISRKIFGNKKNYKNELNENSKKGLKEEKFNHLTHEEYFQVSPTNISDVNLKKCYYAISDLCKMDEMKKELSDSNMLTPVHASDACANEGNYVGRDGIPSEVTTGGVTTGGATTGGATTGGATTGGVTTGGATTGGATTGGIGDDEKNDNDLNSGGHDRNKKKYILQDIIEGNIHKKSVINLYEDNFKGVPTKPLEDKTKNVYRFLSKEEQLWETKRLRSENSYSDMMISNDVNKLKKGVKEVLLKNSESENKDSREDGIKSSNEGGIKSSNEGGIKNSNNDVYKSSTRNASTYGSSVRTDDGKKQKKVGQEKQDDKTEQREEREKHLLQKEQEQGNDNPNATVNPVGNKIKRRIIDCKNEKLKWGTTQVIIDIDDTIRSSGGYKFFNYALGGVDAQYHRGETYPGSFQFIFELAMNKLSAESKPLLLSVLTARIPQVPITEDSFLNKKFNEVAERRGIKHWGIDCDNKILYSTLKEWVWNETRGERKFFNFKQLHKYVIQQNSVVRYIWIGDTGDMDKQAGEMMIKTYPQRIKAVFLHHVKGKDDNTLLPSDYFIKSVPIFFFRTYIGAATKAHAYNLIDKKGLTRVLVQAVLDLEKSKAPANSSKWEDLIKDIILSDAIDELDKYNAETVNRTKKIIAQKMKEISDRKLHFIN; this is translated from the coding sequence atgataaaaaaggaGAAGGAGAAAAATGGGTTTGAATGTATTGAAAtggatgaaataaaaaatgtaaatgaaaaagtgGTTGATGTAAATTCAGATGAGGAGAACGTTAGTTTAAACGACCTAAGTGAGTACTCGCCTGGTCAGATAAGTAAACATTCATTAATAGATGAAGATAATATAATTGTTAGAAAACTATATGAAAGTATGAATAATgtaaatgataatttaaaaaataatgaaatcaACTGGTTTGATGATAACGATATAGATGATGAAAAATGTAACTCATTAAATGTAGAAGAGAAATTTTCCAACTTATTAATAGGGAATAACTCCTCACCCCCTTGGCCTAATCCAAATATCAACGTAGTGAGTGAAAATAATGCAAAGCATAATAATGCAATGACTAGTAATCAAATGTTAATCAGTGACAAAAGCATTTGCAACAGTGATGGTAACAGCGATTGTAATGATGGATATAGCagggaaaaaatttatgaggAGGGAATCCACAACAGCTGTCATAGCTTTTGTCTTGATGAAAGTAATAACCATGATGCATTGAATGGAAAAATGAAGCATCTGTATAAAAGCCAGAACACGTcaggtaaaaataataaacaccTTAAAAAAGGATGTAGCGAAAAATCGAGCAATAGTGATGAGATGGAGgaagagaaaagaaaagcCTACAATTCAATAGCATATTCGGGTAGCTATTCGGGAGGAAATTCTGGAGGGAATTCGGGTAGTTATAGAGGAATTTATTCGGACGATAATAACATTGATGCTGATAGGAGATCAATGAATAAATCTAAGTTATTcagaagtaaaaaaaaaatttcgtaTAATCGGAAAAAGGGAAATCGTGTAGACAAAAGAAGTGCATTGGTAAAGGAACATTTGAACGATAGGAATTGCAAAAATGATAAACGGAAGTTGTCATATAATTGTATAGATCATGAGGAAGAAAAGAAACATTCTTCatcttttgaaaaaagagaaatattattatcatcatcatcaaaaaaattttttgaaaagaataaatgtaCGAGTATCAACAGTTTGGAGCAAACAGATGGTAATAAAACAATGGATAATTTGGAACCATTAaatagtaattataattacaatattgAGGGGGTGAGTGTCCGTGCATTATGGACTCCTAATGAAGTTAATATAAACAGTAACAGTGAAATAGTTAGTagtaatgatgaaaaaagaaaaaatgactTGCTCATATTTTCGCCGAATTGTATTAATTTGAAGAATTATTCCATTTTGTCTGATACGAAAGAACATAATCATTATGGTTATCCAAAGGACAGcgtaaataatatgaacaaaattattaacaatatagaaaaatcggttgaaaaaaaaaggaaaaataaaaaaaagataaaaaaaaaagagcagcAGATGGTTAGTGCTATggatagtagtagtagtagtagtaacagtaacagtaacagtaacagtaatagtaatagtaatagtaatagtaatagtaatagtaatagtaatagtaatagtaatagtaatagtaatattaatattaatattaatagtaagAGTAACAGTAATAGGGATAGTAACAGTGATAGTgatagtaacagtaatagtagtagtaataataatagtagtaatgaTGATGGTGGTGGCTACAACTGTGACAGTAACAGAGGTATATAtgaccaaaaaaaaaaaaaaaaaaatgaacataatTGGGGAAGTGAATGTGCTCAGCAGAGTGAATATGGACAACAAGATGAATATAGTCAACAAAATGTTTGTAGTGAAGAGGAAAATAGACGTGCGTATCCAGTGCATAATAATCGTGCTATCTCATCCTCTAGAATGCAACTAATAGATAAACACAAAATAAGAAGAGCTATACTTAAGCATTCCCTTAAAAATTACCACTCTTATAATTATGCTTACAAAAATGTGTCTTCAATAAGTAACAATTATAGTAACagttataataatgataatgataatgataatattgataattattataataataatcatttaaatttttccttgaaaaaaaaagcttatAGCACTAGTAATATTTATGATGTTAATGCACCCATAAGGAAATGCCTTAAAACTTTCAAAGGGTTGAGTCCAATGAGCAGTAAGAACAGTAGCGATAAGCAGGGAGCTCATGACCATGGTAAACGGTGTAGAATGGATGAACCAGATAGAGTGAGTGAGCAGGATGGAGTAGACGAACCGGATAGAGTAGACAAACCAAATGAGGTGAGTATACCGGGTGACGATGATGACAGCAGTGATGATGATCCTTCCAGTAGTCgaagtaaaaatgaaaagtgtATTGACGTGAGCAGAAAGAGAAGTAAAAACAATGATGATTATGTAGAGGAAAAACATACAGAGGAGGAAAAACGAAATGCTCAGCAAATTAGTCGTAAAATTTttggtaataaaaaaaattataaaaatgaattaaacgaaaatagtaaaaaaggGCTGAAAGAAGAGAAATTTAACCACTTGACACATGAGGAATATTTTCAAGTGAGCCCTACTAATATCAGTGATGtcaatttgaaaaaatgctATTACGCCATTTCTGATTTGTGCAAAATGGACGAAATGAAGAAAGAACTGAGTGACAGTAACATGTTGACGCCTGTGCATGCATCTGATGCGTGCGCAAATGAGGGAAACTATGTGGGTAGAGACGGAATACCAAGTGAAGTAACAACTGGAGGAGTAACAACTGGAGGAGCAACAACTGGAGGAGCAACAACTGGAGGAGCAACAACTGGTGGAGTAACAACTGGAGGAGCAACAACTGGAGGAGCAACAACTGGAGGGATAGGTGACGATGAGAAGAATGACAACGATCTGAATAGCGGAGGGCATGAcaggaacaaaaaaaaatacatattgcAGGATATAATAGAGGGgaacatacataaaaaaagtgtaatCAATTTATATGAAGATAATTTTAAAGGTGTACCTACAAAACCTTTAGAGGACAAGACGAAAAATGTTTATAGGTTTTTAAGCAAAGAGGAGCAATTATGGGAAACCAAAAGATTGAGAAGTGAAAATTCGTACAGCGATATGATGATAAGTAATGATGTTAACAAGTTGAAGAAGGGTGTCAAAGAAgttttattgaaaaattcTGAAAGTGAAAATAAAGACAGTAGAGAAGATGGTATTAAGAGCAGCAACGAAGGTGGTATTAAGAGCAGCAACGAAGGTGGTATTAAGAACAGCAACAATGACGTTTATAAGAGCAGTACTCGTAATGCTAGCACCTATGGAAGTAGTGTACGTACTGATGATGGAAAGAAGCAAAAGAAGGTAGGGCAAGAAAAGCAGGATGATAAGACAGAACAACGTGAAGAGAGAGAGAAACATTTACTTCAGAAGGAGCAAGAGCAGGGAAATGACAACCCTAATGCAACGGTCAACCCAGTgggtaataaaataaagagaagAATAATAGACTGTAAAAACGAGAAACTAAAATGGGGAACAACTCAAGTAATTATTGATATTGATGACACTATAAGGTCAAGTGGTggttataaattttttaattatgcatTAGGTGGAGTAGATGCACAGTACCATAGAGGAGAAACGTATCCAGGTTCTTTCCAATTCATTTTTGAGTTAGCTATGAATAAACTTTCAGCTGAATCGAAACCATTACTATTGTCTGTATTAACAGCCAGAATTCCTCAAGTACCTATAACAGAagattcttttttaaataaaaaatttaacgaAGTAGCAGAAAGGAGGGGAATAAAACATTGGGGTATAGATTGTgataacaaaattttatattcaacTTTAAAAGAATGGGTTTGGAATGAAACAAGAGGAGaaaggaaattttttaattttaagcAATTGCATAAGTATGTAATACAACAGAATTCTGTTGTCAGATATATATGGATAGGTGATACAGGTGATATGGACAAGCAGGCAGGGGAAATGATGATAAAAACATATCCACAAAGAATTAAAGCTGTTTTTTTGCATCATGTAAAAGGAAAAGATGATAATACATTATTACCAAgtgattattttattaaatcggttcctatatttttctttaggACTTATATTGGTGCTGCTACAAAAGCACatgcatataatttaattgatAAAAAAGGATTAACCAGAGTCTTAGTTCAGGCAGTTTTAGATTTAGAAAAGAGTAAAGCACCTGCAAATTCGTCCAAATGGGAAGATTTAATTAAAGACATTATATTAAGTGATGCCATTGATGAattagataaatataatgcCGAAACTGTAAATAGaaccaaaaaaattatagcacaaaaaatgaaggaaATTTCAGACAGAAAACTGCACTTTATTAATTAA